A single region of the Mycobacterium lentiflavum genome encodes:
- a CDS encoding xanthine dehydrogenase family protein molybdopterin-binding subunit has product MTALQPRAIGARIARVDGPAKVTGTAPYAYEYRVEAPLYLVPLQATIARGRITRMDTTQAHALDGVQAVLTVFDAPALADISDGDLTILQDEQVHYRGQIIGGVVAETAEIARLAARLVHVDYDSARHNTELRRDDPDTYAPDGINGGYVTDTRDGDVEAELGAAEVVIDQIYTTPLEHNSPMEPHATIALWEAHGPRLTLHDATQGVHVVRERMATAFGLDKDQIRVVGKYVGGGFGSKGAPHSHNVLAVMAAQRVPGRHVKLALTRQQMFALVGYRTPTIQRIRLGARRDGKLTAITHDVLEQTSAVKEYAEQTGVLTRMMYAAGTRATTHRLVKRDVAVPFWMRAPGECPGAFALEAAMDELAAACSLDPIALRVRNEPPVDPENGNPWSDRRLVDCLQTGAERFGWTPRDPAPRRRQQGEWLIGTGVASATYPAKRMPGNCARIAHTSPGCFAVQIGAADIGTGTWTTLTQIAADALGVDFHAVDLQIGDTDLPAASVEGASSGLSSWGATICAAAAAFRREHGITPAVGASTLTEQPDNDAAEHYGMYSFGAQFAEARVNRHTGEIRVSRMLGVFSVGRVINPTTLRSQLIGGMTMGLSMALHEESVRDHRFGHVVTQDFAGYHISSHADIPEIDALWLDSVDEHSNPMGSRGAGEIGIVGSAAAVANAVFHATGVRVRDLPITCEKVNVI; this is encoded by the coding sequence ATGACCGCACTGCAGCCTCGGGCCATTGGCGCCCGAATTGCCCGCGTGGACGGGCCCGCGAAGGTCACCGGGACCGCGCCGTACGCCTACGAATACCGGGTCGAAGCACCGCTGTACCTAGTTCCGTTGCAGGCCACCATCGCACGTGGCCGCATCACGAGGATGGACACGACGCAGGCGCACGCGCTCGACGGCGTCCAGGCGGTCCTGACCGTCTTCGATGCGCCTGCGCTGGCCGACATCTCCGACGGTGACCTGACCATTCTGCAGGACGAGCAGGTGCATTATCGGGGACAGATCATCGGGGGTGTGGTCGCCGAAACAGCTGAAATCGCGCGCCTGGCAGCGCGTCTCGTCCACGTCGACTACGACAGCGCGCGCCACAACACCGAGCTTCGCCGCGACGACCCGGATACCTACGCTCCCGACGGCATCAACGGCGGTTACGTCACCGACACTCGCGACGGCGACGTCGAGGCCGAGCTCGGGGCGGCCGAGGTGGTGATCGACCAGATCTACACGACTCCCCTGGAACACAACAGTCCGATGGAGCCGCACGCCACCATCGCGTTATGGGAAGCGCACGGACCCCGACTGACACTGCACGACGCCACCCAGGGCGTGCACGTCGTGCGCGAGCGGATGGCCACCGCGTTCGGTTTGGACAAGGACCAGATCCGCGTCGTCGGCAAATACGTCGGTGGCGGATTCGGCTCTAAAGGCGCGCCTCATTCCCATAACGTGCTGGCCGTCATGGCCGCACAGCGCGTCCCCGGCCGTCATGTCAAGCTTGCCCTGACCCGCCAGCAGATGTTCGCTCTCGTCGGTTACCGCACACCGACCATCCAACGCATCCGACTGGGCGCCCGCCGCGACGGCAAGCTGACCGCGATCACCCACGATGTTCTGGAACAAACCTCGGCCGTCAAGGAATACGCCGAGCAGACCGGGGTGCTGACTCGGATGATGTATGCGGCCGGCACCCGCGCGACCACCCATCGACTGGTCAAGCGCGACGTCGCCGTCCCGTTCTGGATGCGCGCCCCGGGTGAGTGCCCCGGCGCCTTCGCCTTGGAAGCCGCGATGGACGAGCTTGCGGCGGCCTGCAGTCTGGATCCGATCGCACTGCGCGTGCGCAACGAGCCCCCGGTCGATCCCGAGAACGGCAACCCCTGGTCCGACCGGCGTCTGGTCGACTGCTTGCAGACAGGCGCCGAACGATTCGGCTGGACGCCTCGCGACCCCGCGCCGCGGCGACGTCAACAGGGCGAATGGCTGATCGGAACTGGCGTTGCTTCGGCGACGTATCCCGCCAAGCGCATGCCCGGCAACTGCGCGAGAATCGCCCACACGTCCCCGGGCTGTTTCGCCGTTCAGATCGGGGCAGCCGACATCGGCACGGGCACCTGGACCACGCTGACCCAGATCGCGGCCGACGCCCTCGGCGTGGACTTCCATGCCGTCGATCTGCAGATCGGTGACACCGACCTGCCTGCGGCCTCGGTGGAAGGCGCTTCTTCCGGTCTCAGCTCCTGGGGCGCGACCATCTGCGCTGCCGCGGCTGCCTTCCGCCGTGAACACGGCATCACGCCCGCGGTCGGGGCGAGCACGCTCACCGAGCAGCCGGACAATGACGCTGCGGAGCACTACGGGATGTATTCGTTCGGAGCGCAATTCGCCGAGGCACGGGTCAACCGCCACACCGGCGAAATCCGCGTGTCGCGGATGCTCGGTGTGTTCTCCGTCGGGCGGGTGATCAATCCGACGACTTTGCGTTCACAACTCATCGGAGGCATGACCATGGGTCTATCGATGGCGCTGCACGAGGAAAGTGTCCGAGACCATCGGTTCGGACACGTGGTCACCCAAGACTTCGCCGGGTACCACATCAGCAGTCAC